In a genomic window of Halostella litorea:
- a CDS encoding zinc ribbon domain-containing protein has translation MVALLDLVGTLLSLVTTPLLLAATFAVPFGGYWLHQRYPTVVALVAGGVAGVAVGYPLGSPVLVGGLGAAGATAGVAVRYVRPRGVDFLAALAAGLALGRIAGESLVAFGVMAALAAGFAAAVARYRRATLVAATAVVGSTLPVYALALLVADGSSLFPPYYAAASVFSLGLMGLFAQPLLVERSDTIPPLLPRRVRSLFGFAEAAAVDDAVCPDCDREVDPSDDACPHCGASLVGVTGPATPAQAPGAEPTAATSEEGDAARRATVPDDAVAVDIACQHCGERPIEELAKGYRVTGFLLAYRITTVRLLGCHACNRRRLWGIAGKNLLTGWWSISAIVLTPFATLYALGRSLYNRGPTSALAEALNDAGIDYDFLPDADAFDPSGQGTGELHMRALIRIGCATMLTDGEATTAEATAIRDATAELYPDCPTDEIEDRIRESADSVTNAVRVARGLGDLLTPAGKEQALRFAAVVAAADDEVDAEEVELLERVADAMEMSDADVERALTGEAV, from the coding sequence ATGGTAGCACTGCTCGACCTCGTCGGGACGCTCCTGTCGCTGGTGACGACGCCGCTGTTGCTGGCGGCGACGTTCGCGGTGCCGTTCGGCGGCTACTGGCTCCACCAGCGGTATCCGACGGTCGTGGCGCTCGTCGCCGGCGGGGTCGCCGGCGTCGCGGTCGGCTACCCGCTCGGGTCGCCGGTCCTGGTCGGCGGCCTCGGCGCGGCGGGCGCGACGGCCGGCGTCGCCGTTCGGTACGTCCGGCCGCGGGGTGTCGACTTCCTCGCCGCGCTCGCCGCCGGACTGGCGCTCGGTCGCATCGCCGGGGAGAGCCTCGTCGCGTTCGGCGTGATGGCGGCGCTCGCCGCGGGGTTCGCCGCCGCCGTCGCGCGGTACCGGCGGGCGACGCTCGTCGCCGCCACAGCCGTCGTCGGGAGCACCCTCCCGGTGTACGCCCTCGCGCTCCTCGTCGCCGACGGGTCGTCGCTTTTCCCGCCGTACTACGCGGCCGCCTCCGTGTTCTCGCTGGGGCTGATGGGGCTGTTCGCCCAGCCGCTGCTGGTCGAGCGGAGCGATACGATCCCGCCGCTGCTCCCCCGGCGGGTCCGGTCGCTGTTCGGGTTCGCCGAGGCGGCGGCGGTCGACGACGCGGTCTGTCCGGACTGCGACCGCGAGGTCGACCCGAGCGACGACGCCTGCCCGCACTGCGGGGCGTCGCTCGTCGGGGTGACCGGCCCGGCGACGCCCGCGCAGGCGCCCGGCGCGGAGCCGACGGCGGCCACCTCGGAGGAGGGTGACGCCGCCCGGCGGGCGACCGTTCCGGACGACGCCGTGGCCGTCGACATCGCCTGCCAGCACTGCGGCGAGCGGCCGATCGAGGAACTGGCGAAGGGGTACCGCGTCACCGGCTTCCTGCTCGCCTACCGGATCACGACGGTCCGGCTCCTCGGCTGTCACGCCTGCAACCGCCGGCGGCTGTGGGGGATCGCGGGCAAGAACCTCCTCACCGGCTGGTGGAGCATCTCCGCCATCGTGTTGACGCCGTTCGCGACGCTGTACGCGCTCGGCCGCTCGCTGTACAACCGCGGCCCGACGAGCGCGCTCGCGGAGGCGCTGAACGACGCCGGGATCGACTACGACTTCCTGCCGGACGCGGACGCGTTCGACCCCTCGGGGCAGGGGACCGGGGAGCTACACATGCGCGCGCTGATCCGGATCGGCTGTGCGACGATGCTGACGGACGGCGAGGCGACGACCGCCGAGGCGACGGCGATCCGGGACGCGACGGCGGAGCTGTACCCGGACTGCCCGACCGACGAGATAGAGGACCGCATCCGCGAGAGCGCCGACTCCGTCACCAACGCCGTCCGGGTCGCGCGGGGACTGGGCGACCTGCTCACCCCCGCCGGCAAGGAGCAGGCGCTCCGGTTCGCGGCCGTCGTCGCGGCGGCCGACGACGAGGTCGACGCCGAGGAGGTGGAACTGCTGGAGCGCGTCGCCGACGCCATGGAGATGAGCGACGCCGACGTGGAGCGCGCGCTCACCGGCGAGGCCGTCTGA
- a CDS encoding phosphoribosylaminoimidazolesuccinocarboxamide synthase, whose product MTSVKEFRIEAAATEDELGRGSFLFTDDYSVFDWGKMPDEIPDKGASLCSMGAYNFELLEDAGVPTHYRGVVPAGGGDPVALAEATVPPREMAIDLTQVPDLPHEGRDYDYDAYHDAAGENYLVPLEIVFRNRVPVGSSLRRRTDPADHGLNFDEWPDEAVDLDDAIVEFSTKYEEGDRYLDRAEADRIAGAASVDDLEAVAREVNRVVTERADEAGLTHEDGKIECLYFDGEIRVGDVVGTFDENRFSYEGTQISKEVIRQYHKRTQPEWVEAVKAAKEEAERRDVADWRSLCDVRPEPLDDDVVDVARDLYAAGANAYVGRELFDAPPLDSAIGAVRRL is encoded by the coding sequence GTGACCAGCGTCAAGGAGTTCCGCATCGAGGCGGCGGCGACCGAGGACGAACTGGGCCGGGGGTCGTTCCTGTTCACGGACGACTACTCCGTGTTCGACTGGGGGAAGATGCCAGACGAGATCCCCGACAAGGGCGCGAGCCTCTGCTCGATGGGGGCGTACAACTTCGAACTGCTGGAGGACGCCGGCGTCCCGACGCACTACCGCGGCGTCGTCCCCGCCGGCGGCGGCGACCCCGTGGCGCTCGCGGAGGCGACCGTCCCGCCCCGCGAGATGGCGATCGACCTGACGCAGGTGCCGGACCTGCCCCACGAGGGCCGGGATTACGACTACGACGCGTACCACGACGCCGCGGGGGAGAACTACCTCGTCCCGCTGGAGATAGTGTTCCGCAACCGCGTCCCCGTCGGCTCCAGCCTGCGCCGGCGGACGGACCCGGCGGACCACGGCCTCAACTTCGACGAGTGGCCCGACGAAGCGGTCGACCTGGACGACGCGATAGTCGAGTTCTCCACGAAGTACGAGGAGGGCGACCGCTACCTCGACCGCGCCGAGGCCGACCGCATCGCCGGCGCGGCGTCTGTCGACGACCTCGAAGCGGTCGCCCGCGAGGTCAACCGCGTCGTCACCGAGCGCGCGGACGAGGCGGGGCTGACCCACGAGGACGGGAAGATCGAGTGTCTGTACTTCGACGGCGAGATCCGAGTCGGGGACGTGGTCGGCACGTTCGACGAGAACCGCTTCAGCTACGAGGGCACCCAGATATCGAAGGAGGTCATCCGCCAGTACCACAAACGTACCCAGCCGGAGTGGGTCGAGGCCGTCAAGGCCGCGAAGGAGGAGGCCGAGCGCCGCGACGTGGCCGACTGGCGGTCGCTGTGTGACGTCCGCCCCGAACCACTCGACGACGACGTGGTCGACGTCGCCCGCGACCTCTACGCCGCCGGCGCGAACGCCTACGTCGGCCGCGAACTGTTCGACGCGCCGCCGCTCGATTCGGCGATCGGCGCGGTTCGCCGGCTCTGA
- a CDS encoding DUF7576 family protein — MVDPTSDLGEDVSEADAPNCENCGDPIVGTPNHRVHTSVEDGTAKHRHFCSDACLAEWRE, encoded by the coding sequence ATGGTCGACCCAACGTCGGACCTCGGCGAGGACGTCAGCGAGGCTGACGCGCCGAACTGCGAGAACTGCGGCGACCCGATCGTCGGAACCCCCAACCACCGCGTCCACACGTCCGTCGAGGACGGGACAGCCAAACACCGACACTTCTGTAGCGACGCCTGCCTGGCCGAGTGGCGCGAGTAG
- a CDS encoding formyltetrahydrofolate deformylase produces the protein MTTDLTEITVIGDDDTGLIAQVTSLLFERGINIEDLDQAVREGLFRMTMSVDTTDMVCTESTLRRDLHDLGDDLGVDVQVRFPTERETQRIAVLVTKESHCLEALFEAWANDELGAEIGVVIGNHDDLEPLAEQYGVPFHDVGDDGGQPDEDELLDLLAEYDADLVVLARYMRILSPNVVFRYEDRIINIHPSLLPAFPGAKAYRQAKEEGVRIAGVTAHYVTTDLDQGPIITQRAFDVPDDATVDELRRRGQPLEAEALLEAVKLHLNDAVAAHRGRTSLRDGADSGDYQLGLSQAAADANPDRPLDGIGQAVAEGESAEESADD, from the coding sequence ATGACGACCGACCTGACCGAGATCACGGTGATCGGAGACGACGACACCGGACTGATCGCGCAGGTCACCTCCCTCCTGTTCGAGCGCGGAATCAACATCGAGGACCTGGACCAGGCCGTCCGGGAGGGCCTGTTCCGCATGACGATGTCGGTCGACACGACCGACATGGTGTGTACCGAGTCGACGCTCCGGCGGGACCTCCACGACCTGGGCGACGACCTGGGCGTCGACGTGCAGGTGCGGTTCCCGACCGAGCGCGAGACCCAGCGGATCGCCGTCCTCGTCACGAAGGAGTCCCACTGCCTGGAGGCGCTGTTCGAGGCGTGGGCCAACGACGAACTCGGCGCGGAGATCGGCGTCGTCATCGGCAACCACGACGACCTCGAACCGCTGGCCGAGCAGTACGGCGTCCCGTTCCACGACGTCGGCGACGACGGCGGCCAGCCCGACGAGGACGAACTGCTCGACCTCCTCGCGGAGTACGACGCCGACCTGGTCGTGCTGGCGCGGTACATGCGCATCCTCAGCCCGAACGTCGTGTTCCGCTACGAGGACCGCATCATCAACATCCACCCGAGCCTGCTCCCGGCGTTCCCCGGCGCGAAGGCCTACCGGCAGGCCAAGGAGGAGGGCGTCCGTATCGCAGGCGTCACCGCCCACTACGTGACGACGGACCTGGACCAGGGGCCGATCATCACCCAGCGCGCGTTCGACGTGCCCGACGACGCGACCGTCGACGAGCTTCGCCGGCGCGGCCAGCCGCTCGAAGCCGAGGCGCTGCTGGAGGCCGTCAAGCTTCACCTCAACGACGCCGTGGCCGCCCACCGCGGCCGCACGAGCCTCCGCGACGGCGCGGACTCGGGCGACTATCAACTCGGCCTCTCGCAGGCCGCCGCCGACGCCAACCCCGACCGGCCGCTCGACGGCATCGGGCAGGCGGTGGCGGAGGGGGAGTCGGCGGAGGAATCCGCCGACGACTGA
- the purS gene encoding phosphoribosylformylglycinamidine synthase subunit PurS: MTAYTATVTVRLKRGVLDPEAETTQQALERLGFELEDLRSADRFEIDVDAESADAAAERADEMAERLLANPTIHDYDVAVDER, translated from the coding sequence ATGACCGCCTACACCGCGACCGTCACCGTGCGGCTCAAGCGCGGCGTGCTCGACCCCGAGGCCGAGACGACCCAGCAGGCCCTGGAGCGCCTCGGGTTCGAACTGGAGGACCTCCGGTCGGCCGACCGGTTCGAGATCGACGTCGACGCCGAGTCGGCCGACGCGGCCGCCGAGCGCGCCGACGAGATGGCAGAACGCCTGCTGGCGAACCCGACCATCCACGACTACGACGTGGCGGTCGACGAGCGATAG
- the purQ gene encoding phosphoribosylformylglycinamidine synthase I, with protein sequence MTVAVVRFGGSNCDRDAERALAHLGIDAQIVWHEDGLPDGTTGVVLPGGFSYGDYLRAGAMAARSPIVDEVREAAADGVPVLGVCNGAQIGCESGLTEGAFTTNRSARFQCEHVHLRVENADTPWTAAYEQGEVIEVPIAHGEGRYEANDVRLTELEMEDRILFRYCDADGEVTDAANPNGSKHAVAGVLGERDSVAVLMPHPERATLPDVGGTDGQGILRGFERSQA encoded by the coding sequence GTGACCGTCGCCGTCGTCCGGTTCGGCGGGTCGAACTGCGACCGCGACGCCGAGCGCGCGCTCGCCCACCTCGGGATCGACGCCCAGATCGTCTGGCACGAGGACGGCCTCCCCGACGGGACGACGGGCGTCGTCCTCCCCGGCGGGTTCTCCTACGGCGACTACCTCCGGGCCGGCGCGATGGCCGCCCGGTCGCCGATCGTCGACGAGGTCCGCGAGGCCGCCGCCGACGGCGTCCCCGTGCTCGGGGTCTGCAACGGCGCGCAGATCGGCTGCGAGTCCGGCCTCACCGAGGGGGCGTTCACCACGAACCGGAGCGCGCGGTTCCAGTGCGAACACGTCCACCTCCGGGTCGAGAACGCCGACACGCCCTGGACCGCCGCCTACGAGCAGGGCGAGGTGATCGAGGTGCCCATCGCCCACGGCGAGGGCCGCTACGAGGCCAACGACGTGCGCCTGACGGAACTGGAGATGGAGGACCGGATCCTCTTCCGGTACTGCGACGCCGACGGCGAGGTGACGGATGCGGCGAACCCCAACGGCTCGAAACACGCCGTCGCCGGAGTGCTCGGCGAACGCGACTCGGTCGCCGTGTTGATGCCCCACCCCGAGCGGGCGACGCTCCCGGACGTGGGCGGCACCGACGGGCAGGGGATCCTCCGCGGGTTCGAGCGCTCGCAGGCCTGA
- a CDS encoding archaeosine biosynthesis radical SAM protein RaSEA translates to MSKPSPDVYEQGKGMDAHNKVMRGIRAEKEASYDPHEPTRVWIDEDNTPDGVYQSLTIILNTGGCRWARAGGCTMCGYVAESVDGGSVTHDALMDQIDACLDHEAENADAESGLIKIYTSGSFLDEREVAAESRQAIAETFADRDRIVVESLPDFVDRGKLTDFTDVGLETDVAVGLETGTDRVRHDCVNKYFDFDEFVAASEEADAAGAGIKAYLLMKPPFLSEREAVEDMKRSVRKCAEYAHTVSMNPCNVQRYTMVDELYFRDGYRPPWLWSVAEVLESTADADAIVVSDPVGHGSDRGPHNCGECDDRVQRAIKDFDLRQDPSVFEQVSCDCERTWEEVLARETSYAMPLTR, encoded by the coding sequence ATGAGCAAGCCGAGCCCCGACGTGTACGAGCAGGGGAAGGGGATGGACGCCCACAACAAGGTGATGCGCGGGATCCGCGCCGAGAAGGAGGCGTCCTACGACCCGCACGAGCCCACGCGGGTGTGGATAGACGAGGACAACACGCCCGACGGCGTCTACCAGAGCCTCACGATCATCCTGAACACCGGCGGCTGCCGCTGGGCGCGGGCCGGGGGCTGTACGATGTGTGGCTACGTCGCCGAGTCCGTCGACGGCGGGAGCGTCACCCACGACGCGCTGATGGACCAGATAGACGCCTGTCTCGATCACGAGGCCGAGAACGCGGACGCGGAGAGCGGCCTCATCAAGATCTACACCAGCGGCTCGTTCCTCGACGAGCGCGAGGTCGCCGCCGAGAGCCGGCAGGCGATCGCCGAGACGTTCGCGGATCGGGACCGCATCGTCGTCGAGAGCCTGCCCGACTTCGTCGACCGCGGGAAACTGACCGACTTCACCGACGTCGGCCTGGAGACGGACGTGGCGGTCGGCCTCGAAACCGGCACCGACCGCGTGCGCCACGACTGCGTGAACAAGTACTTCGACTTCGACGAGTTCGTCGCCGCCAGCGAGGAGGCCGACGCAGCGGGCGCGGGCATCAAGGCGTACCTGCTGATGAAGCCGCCGTTCCTGAGCGAGCGCGAGGCCGTCGAGGACATGAAGCGGTCCGTCCGGAAATGCGCCGAGTACGCCCACACCGTCTCGATGAACCCCTGTAACGTCCAGCGCTACACCATGGTCGACGAACTGTACTTCCGGGACGGCTACCGGCCGCCGTGGCTCTGGAGCGTCGCCGAGGTGCTCGAATCGACCGCCGACGCCGACGCCATCGTCGTCTCGGACCCCGTCGGCCACGGCAGCGACCGTGGGCCCCACAACTGCGGGGAGTGCGACGACCGGGTCCAGCGCGCCATCAAGGACTTCGACCTGCGGCAGGACCCGTCGGTGTTCGAGCAGGTGTCGTGTGACTGCGAGCGGACCTGGGAGGAAGTGCTGGCCCGCGAGACGAGTTACGCGATGCCGCTCACGCGCTGA
- a CDS encoding class I SAM-dependent methyltransferase, with the protein MVDPDRTDPETYYDDYGEREWERLDRDFFHRLEWEGTVEQLETHLPPVDDPDDPPRVADVGGAAGRYSVWLAEHGYDVTLVEPSGAQRDIAREKLAERGVSDRVTVRDGDVRDLEAADDAFDATLCLGGPLSHVLDADERREGASELRRVTVPDGPVFASVMGLLGAVMITVQYAGRVEPEVDDLALMPDLVRERDYTADLAERNGMEPVIFDCHFFRRDEFEELLDGAGLAVERVAALEGVAALRRSHFEELDDDARDTVRALNDLLRTDGTLADVSPHMLAVCRA; encoded by the coding sequence ATGGTCGACCCCGACAGGACCGACCCCGAGACGTACTACGACGACTACGGGGAGCGGGAGTGGGAGCGCCTCGACCGGGATTTCTTCCACCGGCTGGAGTGGGAGGGGACCGTCGAGCAACTGGAGACACACCTCCCGCCGGTCGACGACCCGGACGACCCGCCCCGGGTCGCGGACGTCGGCGGCGCGGCGGGCCGGTACAGCGTCTGGCTCGCCGAGCACGGGTACGACGTGACGCTGGTCGAGCCGAGCGGCGCGCAGCGCGACATCGCCCGCGAGAAACTGGCGGAGCGCGGCGTTTCCGACCGCGTCACCGTCCGCGACGGCGACGTGCGGGACCTGGAGGCGGCCGACGACGCCTTCGACGCGACGCTGTGTCTGGGCGGGCCGCTGTCGCACGTCCTCGACGCCGACGAGCGGCGGGAGGGCGCGAGCGAACTCCGCCGGGTGACGGTCCCGGACGGCCCGGTCTTCGCCTCCGTGATGGGGCTGCTCGGCGCGGTGATGATCACCGTCCAGTACGCCGGCCGGGTCGAGCCGGAGGTCGACGACCTCGCGCTGATGCCCGACCTCGTCCGGGAGCGCGACTACACCGCCGACCTCGCCGAGCGAAACGGGATGGAGCCGGTCATCTTCGACTGCCACTTCTTCCGGCGCGACGAGTTCGAGGAGTTGCTCGACGGGGCCGGGCTGGCGGTCGAGCGCGTCGCGGCGCTGGAGGGCGTCGCAGCGCTCCGCCGGTCACACTTCGAGGAACTCGACGACGACGCCCGCGACACGGTTCGGGCGCTGAACGACCTGTTGCGGACCGACGGGACGCTCGCGGACGTGTCGCCGCACATGCTGGCGGTCTGTCGGGCGTAG
- a CDS encoding VanZ family protein, whose translation MAETELGTEIDRSTVRRLPPRRYRVAAALAVAAVLTVGSLVPTGGSLSISGPLGLLGADKWLHGIAYAGLAGTTAFALVEDVRVDVRLAARTGAGAVAYGVGMELLQAALPYRTFSLADAAANCVGAAVGVALALLVLRAL comes from the coding sequence ATGGCGGAGACGGAACTGGGAACGGAGATAGACCGGTCGACGGTCCGCCGCCTGCCGCCGCGGCGGTACCGGGTCGCCGCCGCGCTCGCCGTCGCGGCGGTCCTGACCGTCGGATCCCTCGTGCCGACGGGCGGCAGCCTGTCGATTTCGGGGCCGCTGGGCCTCCTCGGGGCCGACAAGTGGCTCCACGGGATCGCTTACGCGGGGCTGGCCGGGACGACGGCGTTCGCGCTGGTCGAGGACGTGCGGGTCGACGTCCGGCTGGCCGCGCGGACCGGGGCCGGGGCGGTCGCCTACGGCGTCGGCATGGAACTACTTCAGGCGGCGCTGCCCTACCGGACGTTCTCGCTGGCGGACGCCGCGGCGAACTGCGTCGGCGCGGCCGTCGGCGTCGCGCTCGCGCTGCTGGTCCTCCGCGCGCTGTAG
- a CDS encoding aldehyde ferredoxin oxidoreductase family protein — protein sequence MTDIGGFHDRVARVDLSGRDVRYEGIDTEDAKKYIGARGLGVKYVFEQGPDVDPLGPDNLLAFMNGPLTGTQTTMSGRIAVCTKSPLTGTVTDSHHGGWSGARLKWAGFDGLLFEGQADDPVYAYVEDGEVELRDASDLWGQGVHDTLDDIEGEVEGQYGKNLSAMAIGQGGENGVRFGCIINEDDRASGRGGTGAVMGSKNLKAVVVKSSTKMPKPADPETFQEGHKQAMRAIQESDVTAPNEGGLSQFGTNVLMNITEEMDGLPTRNGRYTSTSSEAEEDPDVPNIDSEKVSGENVRENILVDEPTCHSCPVACKKEVEVDVHHKGEEMNVRMESYEYESAWALGPNSMTDERDKIAVMLDRCNDLGVDTIEMGNIMAMAMEATEKGYLDDLGDGIDWGDSETMIDMIERVAHREDDLADLLSKGQRRMAEEIGAHDCRLDVKGQAIAAYDPRAMKGMGIGYATSNRGACHLRGYTPAAEILGIPEKVDPYDWKGKGELCATFQDMHAISDSFDICKFNAFAEGVEEYVLQYNGMTGLDYSEDELLEAGERIYNLERYYNNLNGFDGEDDTLPDRFLEDGIRGQGASEGQYCELDEMKAEYYEVRDWEDGVVPDEKLDELGIELGPGTGVSSGGAAAPSDD from the coding sequence ATGACCGATATCGGAGGCTTCCACGACAGGGTCGCTCGGGTCGACCTGTCGGGGAGAGACGTACGTTACGAGGGCATCGACACCGAGGACGCGAAGAAGTACATCGGCGCGCGCGGGCTCGGGGTGAAGTACGTCTTCGAGCAGGGTCCGGACGTGGACCCGCTCGGCCCCGACAACCTGCTGGCGTTCATGAACGGGCCGCTGACGGGGACCCAGACGACGATGAGCGGGCGCATCGCCGTCTGTACGAAGTCGCCGCTGACGGGCACCGTCACGGACTCCCACCACGGCGGCTGGTCGGGCGCGCGACTGAAGTGGGCCGGCTTCGACGGCCTGCTGTTCGAGGGGCAGGCCGACGACCCCGTGTACGCCTACGTCGAGGACGGCGAGGTCGAACTCCGCGACGCCTCGGACCTGTGGGGCCAGGGCGTCCACGACACGCTCGACGACATCGAAGGGGAGGTAGAGGGCCAGTACGGCAAGAACCTCTCCGCGATGGCGATCGGCCAGGGCGGCGAGAACGGCGTCCGATTCGGCTGCATCATCAACGAGGACGACCGCGCGAGCGGCCGCGGCGGCACCGGCGCGGTGATGGGGTCGAAGAACCTCAAGGCCGTCGTCGTGAAATCCAGCACGAAGATGCCGAAGCCGGCCGACCCGGAGACGTTCCAGGAGGGCCACAAGCAGGCGATGCGGGCCATCCAGGAGTCCGACGTCACCGCGCCCAACGAGGGCGGCCTCTCGCAGTTCGGCACGAACGTGCTGATGAACATCACCGAGGAGATGGACGGCCTGCCGACCCGGAACGGCCGCTACACCTCCACCTCCTCGGAGGCCGAGGAGGACCCGGACGTGCCGAACATCGACTCGGAGAAGGTCTCCGGCGAGAACGTCCGCGAGAACATCCTCGTCGACGAGCCGACCTGCCACTCCTGTCCGGTCGCCTGCAAGAAGGAGGTCGAGGTCGACGTCCACCACAAGGGCGAGGAGATGAACGTCCGGATGGAGTCCTACGAGTACGAGTCCGCCTGGGCGCTCGGCCCGAACTCCATGACCGACGAGCGCGACAAGATCGCGGTGATGCTCGACCGGTGTAACGACCTCGGCGTCGACACCATCGAGATGGGCAACATCATGGCGATGGCGATGGAGGCCACCGAGAAGGGCTACCTCGACGACCTCGGCGACGGGATCGACTGGGGCGACTCCGAGACCATGATCGACATGATAGAGCGCGTCGCCCACCGCGAGGACGACCTCGCGGACCTGCTCTCGAAGGGCCAGCGCCGCATGGCCGAGGAGATCGGTGCCCACGACTGCCGCCTCGACGTGAAGGGGCAGGCGATCGCCGCCTACGACCCGCGCGCCATGAAGGGGATGGGGATCGGCTACGCCACCTCTAACCGCGGCGCGTGCCACCTGCGCGGCTACACGCCCGCCGCCGAGATCCTGGGCATCCCGGAGAAGGTCGACCCGTACGACTGGAAAGGCAAAGGCGAACTCTGTGCCACGTTCCAGGACATGCACGCCATCTCCGACTCCTTCGACATCTGCAAGTTCAACGCGTTCGCGGAGGGCGTCGAGGAGTACGTGCTCCAGTACAACGGGATGACCGGCCTCGACTACAGCGAGGACGAGCTACTGGAGGCCGGCGAGCGGATCTACAACCTCGAACGGTACTACAACAACCTCAACGGCTTCGACGGCGAGGACGACACGCTCCCGGACCGGTTCCTCGAGGACGGCATCCGCGGCCAGGGTGCAAGCGAGGGCCAGTACTGCGAACTCGACGAGATGAAGGCGGAGTACTACGAGGTCCGCGACTGGGAGGACGGCGTCGTGCCCGACGAGAAACTGGACGAACTCGGCATCGAACTCGGCCCCGGCACCGGCGTGAGCAGCGGCGGGGCGGCGGCCCCGTCCGACGACTGA